GGGGTCGTGCCGCCACCCGCGACCTGATCCGCTCGCGCATCAAGGTCAAGTCGCTCAACTTCATGCGCGGCCGCACCTTCCTCAACAAATACCTGATCATTGACGAGGCGCAGAACCTGACGCCGAAACAGATGAAAACGCTGATCACCCGCGCCGGCCCCGGCACCAAGGTGGTCTGCCTCGGCAACATCAGTCAGATCGACACCCCGTACCTGACCGAAGGCAGTTCCGGCATCAGCTACGTCGTTGATCGTTTCAAAGGCTGGGAACACTCCGGCCACATTACCCTGCAGCGCGGCGAACGCTCGCGCCTGGCAGACCACGCAGCGGAAGTCCTTTGACCATCAAACTTGAACTGATCCACACCCCGGCAGCAGGGGCGGCATCGACGATGCCCCCCCTACTTTTTGTTCACGGTGCCTTCAGCAGCGCCAGCTGCTGGCAGCAACACTTCATGCCCTGGTTCAGCGCACGCGGTTACGACTGCTGGGCGCTGAGCTTCGAGGGCCACGGCAACAGCGACGGCCACGCCTACCTGGCCGCCATCAGCATCGACGACTACATCGGCAACCTGCAGCAGGCGATCCGACAACTGCCGCGGCCGCCGATCGTGATCGCCCACTCCATGGGCGGCTTTGTGCTGCAGCAATACCTGACCCGCCACGACCTGCCCGGCGCCGTGCTGCTGGCCTCGGTACCGCCAAGCGGCCTTGCCGGCTCCAGCATGCGGCTGATGACCCAGGCGCCGAAACTGTTCATGCAGCTGAACCTGTTCCAGCAGGGCAATTACCAGCCGGAACTGAACGAACTGCGGCACATGCTGTTTTCCGACGACGCCGATCTCGCCGCGGTGGACTGGGTGGCGCACCACAGCCAGACCGAAAGCCAGCGCGCGATCATGGACATGACCCTGGTGCCGCCCTTCCTGCAGCGCCGCATCGCCCCGCTACCCAACCTGGTGCTGGGCGCGGCGGCGGACCAGCTGATCTCGCCGGAGGACGTCACCGAGACCGCGGCACGCTTCGGCAGCACCCCGGAAATCCTGCCGCACATCGGCCACATGATGATGCTGGACAATCGCTGGGAGCAGTGCGCGCAACGCATCGAGACGTGGCTGGCCGGCACCACCCTCGAATGACAAAAGGTTGGCCGCAGCGTTGCGGCCAACCTTTCGGCGTCCATCCGGGCAGCCTCTCCTCAGAAAGACAGGCCATCCACCCACTCAGGCATACAGCAACTTGATCGCCTGCGCCTCACCGAAGAACAGCTCGCCTTCGCGACGCAGGCCGATCGCCTCCAGCACCCGGATCGATCCCGTGTTGGCCGCATCGACAATGGCGGTAATCCGCGGCAGGCGCAGCACCTTGCGCCCGTAGTCGAGGCTGGCCTGCGCCGCTTCGCGCGCATAGCCCTGGCCGCGATACTGCGGCAGGAAGGTGTAGCCGACATCCGGATCCGGCAGCCCCTCGCGGCGAATGATGCCGCACAAGCCCATCAGCGCGCCATCGGACTTGCGCACCACGCACCATAGTGCATGGCCATGCTGCGCGTAGGCCGCCAGTGGTCCTTCCTGCAGATAGCGGCGGGCGTCGTCCAGCGTACGCACGCCGCGGTCGATCACCTTGCGCACGAAGTCGGGGTCATTCAGCGCCGCCAGCACGAAGGCGGCATCATCCAGCGTCAGCTCGCGCAGCTGCAGCCGCTCGGTGTCCGCGATCAGCATGCGACCGCCAGACCGAACGGGTCGTCGATGCTGTGGCTGGGTTGAGTGAACCAGCGCGGCCCCTGCTCCGTCATGTAGAAGTGATCCTCCAGCCGCACCCCGAACTCGCCGGGAATGCAGATCATCGGCTCGTTGCTAAAGCACATGCCGACCTCCAGTGGCGTGCGGTCGCTGGACACCAGGTACGGCCATTCGTGAATGTCCATGCCGATACCGTGACCGGTACGGTGCGGCAAACCCGGCAGCGCGTAGCCGGGGCCGAAGCCGTCGGCCTGCAATTGCTGGCGTGCGGCCAGATCGACCTCGCCGCACGGCGTGCCCAGCTGCGCCGCCGCGAAGGCTGCAGCCTGAGCCGCCTTCTCCGCCTGCCACACCTCGCGCTGCCGCGCATCCGGCTCGCCAAACACATAGGTACGGGTGATGTCGGAAATATAACCGTGCAGGGTGCAGCCAGTATCGATCAGCACCATGTCGCCCTGCTTCAGGACTTGCGGATTCTTGACCCCGTGCGGATAGGCGGTCGCCTCACCGAACAGCACGATGCAGAAGTAGGAACCGGCGGCACCGACACGACGGTGCGCCTCGGCGATGAACGCCTCGACCTCGGTGGTGGTGATGCCCTCATGCAGGATACCGGCCGTGGCCTGGTGTACCGCCAACGTCATGTCCTTGGCACGTTGCATCAGCGCGATTTCCTGCGGCGACTTGCCCATGCGGCAGTGCGCGGTCACCTCGCGGGCATTGACCAGCTGGTAGCCAGTGGCGTGCTGGCGGATGCCGTCGGCGATGAAAAACGCCGCGCTTTCGTCGATGCCGATGCGTGGAGGCTGCTTAAGGTTGGCCGCAATGCCCATCCGCGCCAGCGTCGCCACAAACAGCGCATACGGGCTCTCGTGTTCGTGCCAGGCGTTCACCTCGCCCTGCAGCTGCATGTAGTCGTGCAGCGTGCCGACCTCGAACCAGGGGGCGATGAATTCCAGCGCGCCGTGCGCCGGCAGGATCGCCCCCACCATGCGCTCGCTGGCGTACCATTTCAGACCGGT
The nucleotide sequence above comes from Vogesella indigofera. Encoded proteins:
- a CDS encoding GNAT family N-acetyltransferase, translating into MLIADTERLQLRELTLDDAAFVLAALNDPDFVRKVIDRGVRTLDDARRYLQEGPLAAYAQHGHALWCVVRKSDGALMGLCGIIRREGLPDPDVGYTFLPQYRGQGYAREAAQASLDYGRKVLRLPRITAIVDAANTGSIRVLEAIGLRREGELFFGEAQAIKLLYA
- a CDS encoding M24 family metallopeptidase; protein product: MTIGVGGVSKEQALAGLQDMTQSAQPIGLDEYRVRLAKAQAYMQANGIAALYLNAGTSLNYFTGLKWYASERMVGAILPAHGALEFIAPWFEVGTLHDYMQLQGEVNAWHEHESPYALFVATLARMGIAANLKQPPRIGIDESAAFFIADGIRQHATGYQLVNAREVTAHCRMGKSPQEIALMQRAKDMTLAVHQATAGILHEGITTTEVEAFIAEAHRRVGAAGSYFCIVLFGEATAYPHGVKNPQVLKQGDMVLIDTGCTLHGYISDITRTYVFGEPDARQREVWQAEKAAQAAAFAAAQLGTPCGEVDLAARQQLQADGFGPGYALPGLPHRTGHGIGMDIHEWPYLVSSDRTPLEVGMCFSNEPMICIPGEFGVRLEDHFYMTEQGPRWFTQPSHSIDDPFGLAVAC
- a CDS encoding alpha/beta hydrolase, which translates into the protein MTIKLELIHTPAAGAASTMPPLLFVHGAFSSASCWQQHFMPWFSARGYDCWALSFEGHGNSDGHAYLAAISIDDYIGNLQQAIRQLPRPPIVIAHSMGGFVLQQYLTRHDLPGAVLLASVPPSGLAGSSMRLMTQAPKLFMQLNLFQQGNYQPELNELRHMLFSDDADLAAVDWVAHHSQTESQRAIMDMTLVPPFLQRRIAPLPNLVLGAAADQLISPEDVTETAARFGSTPEILPHIGHMMMLDNRWEQCAQRIETWLAGTTLE